Part of the Venturia canescens isolate UGA chromosome 2, ASM1945775v1, whole genome shotgun sequence genome is shown below.
CCAAAACTTCCATGCGGTACTAAGAATTTGCCAACTGGATTGCCAAGCTCTCGGTACAGATGGTCAACGTCCGTTGGGTCAGCCATCCAGTCGTTGGTCGAGTAATGCAGGTAAACTGGTACCTTCACTTTTGAAAGATCGTACCTCGGGGGACGTAACTGCttgtattttttccaatttccccAAAAACCGTGATCGTACTGCTGGAACTCCTCTGTACAGACGTAAAAACTGATCAAGTGAGGTCGTTCAAATTCATGGTggccgaaaaaaaagtttgcatAAAAATCTATGCATTTTGGCCAAACGTTTTCGTCTAGTATTAACTTGCgggtttgttgaaaaaaaaaattaccctgaaaatcattgttttttggagtaaaatcgaaaattttgattcaataaatttaaaaaatcttcgttTCTATTTAAAACTGACGCGATTCATTATCTTCTTCAAGGATACTTCAACATCGTCAGGAATCTACTTCATCAGGACACCAAATGCATTTTGCATCATCGCTTAAGAAAAGATTTGAAAACTCACGGTCCCTGACGAGCTGGAGGTAATGAACGAATTGTTTGACCGCTCCGCCCGCTGGAGCATGGGCGAGAATGACCGGCAACATCGTCGTGTTTAGGTGGTCAGAACCAAAACCACCGATGAGGAACATGATGTTCGTGCAGAGGGGTTGAGTCCAGGCGTCGTCGTGACAGGCTAAAGCTGCTATTGCCTTCAAAACATCGCTCGAAGGATCAAATTGATAACGTCCCAGAAGAAACGAAAGTTTCTGCAGCAAAAAATGCCTTTTTGCAAAGACGAAAGACgtggaggagagagagagagagagaagaaatgaaatctcaaGGCCAACCTCGATACTGTTGCTGAACGTCGagaaaaattggtaaaaaataCTTCTAGCATGAGCTACATAAGCTACGGGAGCGAGTGCGAACATCGCTTTGATCTTTTCCTGATACTCTGGTCGCTCGATAGCCATTACCCAAAATGCAGATGTGCCCATACTATAACCCAAGTAGATGAGCTCTTCTCTCCCCGTGTTCTCTAAAACGTAATCGATCGTTGCTGGTAAATCGCTCACTCCATTCTCGTGCCATCTGGAAAAGGGGAATCATTTTTAAACAATTCGTAGTATCTTCGGCCCAATCCGGAGAGAAagaagtaaatgaaaaatgatctgTACGAGAATTGCCAAAATTCCTTATTCAGAGAAGAGTATTTCACATGGTGACGTGAGAAACTGTTGCCTCGTAAATTGGCCATCCACACGTCGTATCCTGCGTCAGCTAAAAGATAAGCTGaacagaaaaagaaatgaaaatttgaaaaatcgtgctccattttgagaaaattcgtatTAATATTCCTCCTGGTTTATAATCTTCTGTTTGCGTTGAAGAGAGATCGCGCGAAAGCAgagaacttaaaaaaaatcgtattctCATCGATCTTGATGAAAACCCTGGATCTTCGCGTAACTAAAAATTTTACGCTCGAATCAAAATTAAAACTCGTCATTCCGCAATACTGAATATCTCTGTTCCACGATAATGAGTTTCGTTCAAAAGGAACTGAGTTTTTGAGCAGAGCAAAGCCGAGAAAACTTGACGAAAGCGTCTTTTCGTAAACCTGTCCCCGTACACCCCTCTCCGTCCCGATTTTTCTGCTTCATAaacgttgaaatatttcatactATTATTTTAGCGTGACGTACCAAGTGCTCGTTGTGGGCCGGTTATTATCCAGTCGGTTGAACTGCTCAGAAATGCGTGTACCATTAAAATGGGCTGTTTTCCTTCAGCCTTCGCGTTGTCATTGGGGCCCGTAATTCTGTGCATTTCGAGGATGTATCCATCGTCGGTAGTAACGAAATGGGATTCGCCGTGATATCCGTACTTTTTAATCAATTCCCTCTGTCAAAAACACACGAATTTTTTGAGTTCTCAGTTCCGCAATCAATTAACATCTTTCCTGACAAAACTTGACAATCTTTTTGCTCTTCCACGAGGTGAAACTTCGGTCCCGAGTGACTTTttgattataaaatttttcgattgttaTCTCAGTCTTTTTGCAGTACTCTCACCGTCGTCAAATCTGCATCCTCGTTGGGATTCGAGTCTTCGATGTTTCCTACCAATCCCGACTGCGCAAACGTTTTCGTGCTACCGATCAAAACAACGATTAGCACGAAAACTTTTCGCCCGAATCCCTTCATCGCTGATGCTTGACTGAATAATTTTAtaacttcatatatataaacatgactcaaatcaaaatttcaagagcTCAAAATGATTGGGATCGTAGCAGGTACGTCTTATCAGTCTACTGATTACAAAGTAATCATAAACGAATTCGTATAATATTGAACCAATAGTAGGGCCCGTGTTGTCGTCTTCGAATCATTTGTCGTCTTGAAAATAAGCCAATAGCGATCACCATCAAAACAATCAATGAATCTTGAAATAACGAGGCAACGGTTGCTCCCCCAATATTGTGTCAAGCAGCACAGACACATCGAGCATTCGGCAGCTGGTCAATTCCCTGAAAAGAGGAGTAAAAACGCGTTCTTCAGGTCCAATTTCATGCTATAATCACTCCTGTAATCAGAGACACGTCTGCCTACTATGCGCGCTGATAAAACGGAGCCCAATGTCCATTCTGATATTTGAGTTCCGAAATAAACCAGACACCAGACTGAAGGAATTTGATGCATTTATTACGAAGCGTTGATTACATTTTGCACTGTTTTTCTCATCGTACATTCGTTATATATCTGCTGAAACTTCGACGTTCGAGGTGAAAAAGCTTTTCGATTAAtgctttttttcgatcgaataacccgaaatagaaataaacttttggcgaatgaaagtTTCTCGAAATCGTCATGTCTCGTGCCTCAATTCgcgtactttttcatcaaactaACAATCTTATCGTACAGTAATTCCTTGCCGTCTTTTGCCCACAGGAAATCAATGTGTCCGAAGCTTTCATGAGGCACCCTGAATTTGCCGATTGGATTGCCCAACTCCCGGTATAAATGGTCGACGTCCCTTGGATCAGACAACCAGTCGTTGGATGCGTAATGCAAAGATACCGGGACTTTGATTCTCGAAAGGTCGTACAGCGGGGGTCTCAAGCTTTTGTATTTTCTCCAGTTTTTCACCCAGCCATGATCGTACTGTTGAAATTTTCCTATCGAATAGTCACTTAATTAATCCGTTTCGTTCGTAACTCCACTTCGGACTTCGATGCGAATTTCAATGGCGTTTGCATTGATAAGACAAAAGTTGGCCTACCGGATTTGACCACTTGGCCATAATGAATAATTTGCCTGACGGAGGCACCCGCCGGTACGTGGGCCAGTATCGATGTGAGCATAGTCGTGTTGAGCTGATCCGAGCCGAATCCGGATACgagaaaaatgatgttttCACATGCCCGTTGCAGCGGAGAGTCATTCTCACATACGAATGATATTAATTCTTTCAACAGCTCGCTCGTTGGCTCGAACTCGTACAACCCAATGAGGCTCATCAATTTCTGAAAGAAAATTGTCGGAAAATTCggtagaaatttgaaaaaacttgagttttttttaaattttatttccttctCATTTTCCATCGGATTATCATCGTACTTCAAGGTTATTCGAAAACTGCGCTACGATCCGATAGAACAGACTTTTGATGTGATCCAAATAAGCGACTGGACCGAGGGCAAACATGGCTTTGATTTTCCTCTGATATTCCGGACGTTCCGTAGCCATCACCCAAAAATCTGTCGTCCCCTGACTGTGGCCCGTATAGATGAGCTcagttttattcgtttttatcaaaatgtaaTCTATCATCGCCGGAAGATCGCTGCATCCAACCTCGTGCCACCTGTGACAacgaatcgtgaaaaaaaaaaaaacaacgcgtTCTCATCGGAATGAAGGAATATTTAATATTTCGGAAAATCAGTTTGAAAATTAGGGAATAAAACGTTGATCGAAAGACACGTACGAAAATTTCCAGTAATCCTCCTCCAATACCGAATACTTTTTGTGCTCACGGGAAAAAGTATTGCCTCGATTATTTCCCATCCAAACATCGTATCCTTCGTCGGCCAAAATGTATCCTAGAACAGTTACCCAAAAATACAACGACAGACAATTGGACACGACGACACGTTGACTTTTGTGAGTTTCTGATTCCATCGAACTTGATGAAATGCAACTTTTGGCGTTAAAAATTCTTCCTGCAGTTTCCCTTTCATTGATGAAAGCGAAAACGAATAGTTTCCGTCAAAAATTTAACTGCTGCAGCTTCGAAGTGATCAGGCtccgaaaatgaaattcatgcaCTGCACCAACAAAATCTTCGTACCGAGAGCTCTGCCAGGACCCGTGATAATCCAATCGACCGAGCTAGTGAGCAATCCGTGCATCAACAAAATCGGCTGTTTTCCTTTCGATCCAGGATTCGAGTTCGTCCCCGTGATTCTGTGTACTTCCAGTCCATAGCCATCCTCGGTTGTCACTTGGTGCGTTTCGCCTCGAtatccatacttttcgatcaATTCTCTCTgacgaataaaacgattttagaAAATGATGGCAAACTTTAGAgctcgattttcgaaaaatctcaatacaaattttatttctgtcTTTTCCTCAGCAACTTAGTACTCACAGGCTGCAAATACGCATCGTCCATACGAACAGACGAACTCGATTCTGCACGGGAATTCTGTGCTTCCGATGATCCAGGACCGGATGTTGCAATTATGGCAAAAGTCAAAAATGTGTGAAATAACATCGTCGAAACGAATTGCATCATCGTGAAAGCTGAACTGAATATTGATACCTGCTAGTCCTATTTATTTATAAGAAATTCGAATGCGGAATATTTGTCATAGCAGCGGTCATTTATCAGCTTAAGGTTATATTTATGAAAACAGTAAATagtaatttttctttgataaGGAGAGTACACAATGCCCGCGGTGCTTTTAACTatcgtattattttttctcaacttatCAGATCGGCTATTCAGCGAATCTTTTTGGATGCTCATACTTTCGTTGTGTCGCgttgataaattgtacaaatatTACATATCGGAATGTCGTCGaaaatctcgatatttttgaTGCATTAGAACTGAACTGTTGAATCATTTCCAATTGATTGGAAGATACGAGCATGTTTTTGGCTGTTGTGCCAGTAAATCGCACTCATAAAATAAAgcgtatataaattaagcgcTCTCAGCGTAAATGCATCGATGGAAGGAAATTTAGGCTGTATTCGTTTGAAAGGGGGAAAACCCcggaatttataaaattatcgattaACCAAAAATCgccagtctttgacgagaattcgTAACGATTCGTCTccaggcaataaaacctcgaatttgtaacttcttaaaaaacttattgttaacttgttgtaaaagtattgagttggagttcagctctcgTCCtcgataactcgtcccttcgcgtgACGGTCTTTGCGGACACGACATGACGCGATATTCTTGCCAGAATCTTCAGTCATTGAGTCCCGAATGGGAAAGACTAATTTAGCAAAAGAATTTTAGAATATTTCAGTTTCagttgataatttttcaaggTTTTAAAAGAAACAAAGTTAAGGGACGAGGTCAGTGACCTTTCAGCCTCACTGATCGTAAGGAAGATGGACAAGAGCGTGATCTCTTAGGCTCGCATATGCTTCATTCCTCGTAGTTTCAATAAACTTGTAAAGCTTATTCCACAATCGATTTCTTGATCTCATTCCAGGAGAGTGTACCATACGAGAAGCGTCTACGCGTGTATACTGACGAGCATCGTTGCTACTTGGTCAATATCGTGATGAGCTCATCAAACACGAGAACAATTTAAGGTATAACTGCGGATGaatagctcgaccaaaaattatatctaattggaatttccgtacttcgtggtgcaataaaaatctgaaaaaattcaacaacatttggaaagctatgaacaacaattatcaataataatattgcccaaaagttaataacaaattgtttaaacaattaattattcaataattttgcggtgaactattgtttttttttttttacgaatcaaatgtgtgcatttttccgaatgctcgtgaattttttcagaattttcgtggatttttgaaatttgttgaaaaaattttgaaaaaaattttaaaaaatttgaattttggatatgttttagaagacatatttaccatcagttttgaaaagtctcaaggttagtggatcaaaaatgtataaatagagccacttaaaaatttaaaaaagggaatttcaaaaatcgacgaaaattctgaaaaaaatcatgagcattcagaagcGAATGCgtacattcgattcgtaaaaaaaacaagggtttactgtgAAATTGTTAAGAAATTATTTacttaaacaatttattaataacttttgggcaatattattattgataattgtagttcataactttccaaatgttgctgaattttttcagacttttattgcatcacgaagtacagaaattccgatcaggtacaatttaaCGGCTGGGCTGTCCATCCAGTAAAACCTTAAATGAAGCACGTAGACgaatgagaatcgaaaaaCGATGATCGATCTTCTGCCGAAGTTTGCCAACGTTGAAGGTGCTGAAGATCCTCGATGCTCGAAACTAGACTAATCTCctagaattttaaaaaaatgtgaaaacgaATTCACGATAACTTGGACGATTTAGCAGCtggggaagtgaaaacaaaagtttGTTCGACTCCTGCGAATGAATTCTCGTACTCCGAACAATTGTTCCTGTAAAATTGCGATTCCTCGATAACTGACCGCGATAATCGAGTCCCAAGATGTTTGATAGTTTGGTTCATTGGACTGATTGcttcacttttcttcgcaGAATCTTTCAAATGGTCAAATCTAATCTGAAATACTTGCGTTATTTATAAGCAACGATTACAAAAAGGCTCCAAAtacgttggagaaaaaatcTAATCGTCAGCCAACGAGTGCTGGTCTTCAGAGATATTTGCAAAGCACTACTCGTCGTTTATCACAGTCACGATCGTAAATTCACGAATGAAGACACGTGCCCAGTCTGTCATATCGGCTACGATAAGATCGGATTTCGTTTCAGATCTACCAAGCTCTTATCCACaccacttttttattcacacaTACACCAACGCCTGAAACACACAGTTTATGAAGATAAAATCACGTTGTGGGATAAAACATAATCGTGAAACCGACGATCCCGGCGTTATCGTTACATTCGGCTGTACATCAATCACGCAATTAACGAATAAacgtaaatattaaaattttataatatccTGATTTTCTTTTGCTCTCCTCTGactagacatgaatttttcgcaTCGTCCGTTTCGATTGCTTTTCAAATGCTCGTTAATTCTTCAATCATAACAATAATACTCGGTGTAATTTGTACTCTAATAGAAACCCTCGCAGCTTCATCACCGATATTTTTCCAGTAATCGAAGTATTTTCTCGTATATCATCTGCGGAGCTGTTTTTCCCCATAGGAAGTCGTAATGGTTGAAGTTATTCGATGGCACTTTCTCATTGAGCACGATGTTCCTTAACTTCAAGCTCAGTAAGCCGACGTCCTGTGCACAAATCGATAAACAAAATGAGCTTTCCATTCACGAACAATCGGTGAAATTGATTAGGGTCGAATTTAAGGGGAGATTCATCGGTAACAAGAACAAGcatttattttggaaaaaggtTTATTTACCTCCGGTGTAGCGAGTCGATCGTTATCACTGCTGAAGAGGGCAACCGGAGCGGTTATTTTATCCAACTCGTAATCAGGCGGTATAGGAGAATCGTAcagtctcaaattttttttcttatcgacgTAATCGAAAGCTCTGAAAGTTCCTGTAACGATATTTACGAAATGCAGCGTTTCCTGAATAAGGGGAATGAATTGGACGTATTTGCTGCTGAAAAGTTGTCAATTTTTCCTTAATTCCGTTCATTATTGGTTTGCGGTGCTAAACGACTCGctgaaaaagtattgagagCAGTTTCCAAGCGGATTCGTGATCCAAAGATACAATATTTTGAGTCGATTAAAGATTGGGAAAGTTCACTTCCTCCGGTACGATAACGAAAGTCGAGTTTCGATAACAAAATTCGAAAGTATATAAAACGACGGATTAACGAACCTGGACGCATGTAGCCTTGCCCAAAGTGCACGAGTTGTTTCCAAGATGCTCCTGCGGGCACGTGGCCGATGATGACAGTCAAGTTCGCCTGGAACCGAATGAAGAACGTGAAAAGCTCGAAAATGCTCAATACTTTTAAAGATTTCATTCTCGCACCAAATCCAGTTCGCCTTGACTGTATCCAGCCACCAGGAAAAGTGTATTGCTGCACAGAACCTGGGTGGGCGCACCTTCGTGACACAAGAAGCTCGAGACGAATTTTCCCCACTCGGATCTCGAGCCCAGCTCCGGCCAACCAAACCTCTCGCCGACCCACTGTTAACATTATCATCAATGAAAATTAACGACTAAAAATCCAAAACAGTAACTTCTGGGTGCAATAATTTTGAATGAACGTTGGCTCAaccaattaaaaaatgtgtcaaaaattctctcgaaaAACTTGCGTTTTGCTCAAATATTAGCTTTCAATGTGCAAGAAAATTCGGTTTTACTTTTCGTTGACGTTCTTCACGCGAACGCTCAATCCAATCGCAAAACATTTGCACGACCTACCACACCGAAGTACGTGAGTCTAGCGAGTTGGGTAATCGGTCCTCGGAGATTACCGGTGAAGGCTGCGGGTGCGAGGCCAATAGCCAGTGCGACTTTATCATTGTATTCCGGTCTGACCGAGGTCATTACCCAAAACTGGGTCGAACCCTGAGAATGACCGATGTAAAGGAGTCTTTGTCGCCTCGTTACTTTTAAAACGTGATCTATGGTTGCCGGTAGATCGTAAACGCCTAGCTCGTGGaagctaaaaaatttttattttcttttaattttcattcatttttacatTTCGCTTTGAACAGTTTCAATTTTACCACTTTCCTTCACTCCATTTTCCTTCAATCGGAAACATCATATAAGGATGAAATAAAACTGAGGAATGTTTGgtaagaaaa
Proteins encoded:
- the LOC122407216 gene encoding uncharacterized protein, producing the protein MCTLFNPFHVCSGVFIWTNEKVLGYHLDMHRLPALDSLMITMIVLVTFLTGSWPNVSALGEDIDRPSTHYDASELAGPRRRNTETFVELVEREGYIAEEHEVTTEDGYILSIHRIPGGPKSPMARGKSPVVLIHGLLAASDIWVLRGPEHDLAYQLVDNGYDVWALNSRGNYYGKRHKYLSVKESHFWRFSWHEIGTFDSAASIDYILSLTGMPRVSLVGHSMGSTVELVLLSKKPEYNDKIHVALTFAPVAIFTHSLPGLVSKLGIRFGKHIEEALKLLDMFELFPRDGMDLTFYVSFCQRPRIRVLCQSLASYLFGLTNCEEFDVSMLPRLLNHYPQGTSIETLLHYRQIVMSGKFKQYDFGPMSNYLRYKSFAPPEYPLENITAPLVLYYAPNDPYTTKKDTEAVLTKIPNAISREIPYSNFGHLDFLFLKDTKRLLYDDVIEVLDGYRTIGFNGLGRDVTLLVRSHCISLEMSTTQRALVNHIFLAILAACTTTEAFNDRNPDIDLKTPELATKYGYPLEAHKVETADGYVLEIHRIPHGRIEESRWQRDAGKVPILLQHGLAGSSADWVISGPGKALAYILADEGYDVWLGNNRGNIYSRQNRFLVPENRTFWNFSFHELGVYDLPATIDHVLKVTRRQRLLYIGHSQGSTQFWVMTSVRPEYNDKVALAIGLAPAAFTGNLRGPITQLARLTYFGVWVGERFGWPELGSRSEWGKFVSSFLCHEGAPTQVLCSNTLFLVAGYSQGELDLANLTVIIGHVPAGASWKQLVHFGQGYMRPGTFRAFDYVDKKKNLRLYDSPIPPDYELDKITAPVALFSSDNDRLATPEDVGLLSLKLRNIVLNEKVPSNNFNHYDFLWGKTAPQMIYEKILRLLEKYRRELIEKYGYRGETHQVTTEDGYGLEVHRITGTNSNPGSKGKQPILLMHGLLTSSVDWIITGPGRALGYILADEGYDVWMGNNRGNTFSREHKKYSVLEEDYWKFSWHEVGCSDLPAMIDYILIKTNKTELIYTGHSQGTTDFWRSFRITLKYDDNPMENEKEIKFKKNSSFFKFLPNFPTIFFQKLMSLIGLYEFEPTSELLKELISFVCENDSPLQRACENIIFLVSGFGSDQLNTTMLTSILAHVPAGASVRQIIHYGQVVKSGKFQQYDHGWVKNWRKYKSLRPPLYDLSRIKVPVSLHYASNDWLSDPRDVDHLYRELGNPIGKFRVPHESFGHIDFLWAKDGKELLYDKIVSLMKKYAN
- the LOC122406072 gene encoding lipase 3-like, whose amino-acid sequence is MESETHKSQRVVVSNCLSLYFWVTVLGYILADEGYDVWMGNNRGNTFSREHKKYSVLEEDYWKFSWHEVGCSDLPAMIDYILIKTNKTELIYTGHSQGTTDFWVMATERPEYQRKIKAMFALGPVAYLDHIKSLFYRIVAQFSNNLEVR